A portion of the Callithrix jacchus isolate 240 chromosome 13, calJac240_pri, whole genome shotgun sequence genome contains these proteins:
- the LOC128929425 gene encoding uncharacterized protein LOC128929425, whose amino-acid sequence MLPPPHLSCHLLQPFTLTVTNSAMSCRTPLPEGARIAMPVLSEDMGWGLRNLSGLISWASGPFGERGKSQHLIGACSMAELHLSNYQTTKCQGKYKNSGKEEPLTRYVVHRQEWQLF is encoded by the exons ATGCTTCCTCCCCCTCATCTTTCCTGTCATCTACTGCAGCCATTCACACTGACAG TAACGAATTCAGCAATGAGCTGCAGAACACCCTTGCCTGAAGGGGCAAGAATAGCAATGCCAGTCTTGTCGGAAGACATGGGCTGGGGTCTTAG GAACCTCTCAGGCCTTATTTCCTGGGCCAGTGGGCCCTtcggagagagaggaaagagccaACATCTGATAGGGGCCTGCTCCATGGCAGAGCTTCACCTGA GCAATTACCAAACCACAAAATGccagggaaaatataaaaattctggaaaagaAGAGCCTCTTACAAGATATGTGGTACATAGACAAGAATGGCAGCTCTTTTGA